From Streptomyces sp. NBC_01754, a single genomic window includes:
- a CDS encoding YnfA family protein: protein MLVARSVALFVVAALFEIGGAWLVWQGVREHRGWIWIGAGAIALGAYGFVATLQPDGDFGRILAAYGGVFVAGSIAWGMVADGYRPDRWDVTGALVCLAGMALIMYAPRNH, encoded by the coding sequence ATGCTGGTCGCCCGCTCCGTCGCCCTCTTCGTCGTCGCCGCGCTCTTCGAGATCGGCGGCGCCTGGCTCGTCTGGCAGGGGGTGCGGGAGCACCGGGGGTGGATCTGGATCGGTGCCGGGGCCATCGCCCTCGGCGCGTACGGCTTCGTGGCCACGCTCCAGCCCGATGGGGACTTCGGCCGCATCCTGGCCGCGTACGGCGGGGTGTTCGTGGCCGGTTCGATCGCCTGGGGCATGGTGGCCGACGGTTACCGCCCGGACCGCTGGGACGTGACCGGGGCACTGGTCTGCCTGGCCGGTATGGCGCTGATCATGTACGCCCCGCGCAACCACTGA
- the hemL gene encoding glutamate-1-semialdehyde 2,1-aminomutase, with amino-acid sequence MSYSYEAPVSQALFDRASRVTPGGVNSPVRAFRAVGGAPRFMVSGTGPYLTDADGREYVDLVCSWGPMILGHAHPEVVAAVQAAVARGTSFGTPGEGEVALAEEIVARVEPVEQVRLVSSGTEATMSAIRLARGFTGRAKVVKFAGCYHGHVDALLAAAGSGVATFGLPDTPGVTGAQTGDTIVLPYNDLDAVRAAFAARPGEIACVITEASPGNMGVVPPGEGFNAGLKEICAANGALYISDEVMTGFRTSKAGWYGVDGVRPDLMTFGKVMGGGFPAAAFGGRADVMAHLAPAGPVYQAGTLSGNPVATAAGLAQLRLLDDAAYAKVDAVSAEIRGLVGEAFTREGVAHTVSAASNMFSVFFTDEPVRDYEDARKQEAFRFTAFFHSMLEQGVYLPPSAFESWFVSTAHDTQAVERIAAALPAAARAASEATA; translated from the coding sequence GTGTCGTATTCATATGAAGCCCCCGTCTCGCAGGCGCTTTTCGACCGCGCGTCCCGCGTGACGCCCGGAGGCGTGAACTCACCCGTGCGTGCCTTCCGGGCCGTGGGTGGTGCGCCACGGTTCATGGTGTCCGGTACGGGCCCGTACCTCACCGACGCCGACGGCCGTGAGTACGTCGACCTGGTGTGCTCATGGGGACCGATGATCCTCGGACACGCGCACCCCGAGGTCGTCGCGGCCGTCCAGGCCGCGGTGGCCCGTGGCACCTCCTTCGGTACGCCCGGTGAGGGCGAGGTCGCGCTGGCCGAGGAGATCGTGGCCCGCGTGGAGCCGGTCGAGCAGGTGCGGCTGGTGTCCTCCGGCACCGAGGCGACCATGTCCGCGATCCGCCTGGCCCGCGGGTTCACCGGGCGTGCGAAGGTCGTGAAGTTCGCCGGGTGCTACCACGGCCACGTCGACGCGCTGCTGGCCGCCGCCGGCTCCGGCGTCGCCACCTTCGGCCTCCCCGACACGCCGGGCGTCACCGGGGCCCAGACGGGCGACACGATCGTGCTGCCGTACAACGACCTGGACGCGGTGCGGGCCGCCTTCGCCGCGCGGCCGGGCGAGATCGCGTGTGTGATCACCGAGGCGTCGCCGGGCAACATGGGTGTCGTACCGCCCGGCGAGGGCTTCAACGCCGGCCTGAAGGAGATCTGCGCGGCCAACGGCGCCCTGTACATCTCCGACGAGGTGATGACCGGTTTCCGCACCTCCAAGGCCGGCTGGTACGGCGTGGACGGGGTGCGGCCCGACCTGATGACCTTCGGCAAGGTGATGGGCGGCGGGTTCCCGGCCGCGGCGTTCGGCGGCCGCGCCGACGTCATGGCCCACCTGGCCCCGGCCGGTCCCGTCTACCAGGCCGGCACGCTCTCCGGGAACCCGGTCGCCACCGCAGCCGGTCTCGCCCAGCTGCGGCTGCTCGACGACGCCGCGTACGCGAAGGTCGACGCGGTCTCCGCGGAGATCCGCGGCCTGGTGGGCGAGGCGTTCACCAGGGAGGGCGTAGCCCACACGGTGTCGGCGGCGAGCAACATGTTCTCCGTCTTCTTCACCGACGAGCCGGTCCGCGACTACGAGGACGCCAGGAAGCAGGAAGCTTTCCGCTTCACCGCCTTCTTCCACTCGATGCTGGAGCAGGGCGTCTACCTGCCGCCGTCCGCCTTCGAGTCCTGGTTCGTCTCCACCGCCCACGACACGCAGGCCGTCGAGCGTATCGCCGCCGCCCTGCCCGCCGCCGCACGTGCCGCATCGGAGGCCACCGCATGA
- a CDS encoding Mut7-C RNAse domain-containing protein: protein MNGPEITLDVATELRLFVAHDRRHGSSTVVTDGSSTLGHVVESLGVPLTEAGALVVDGRAVPASHVPGPGEHVEVRAVERPQRVPGAPLRFLLDVHLGTLARRLRLLGVDAAYESEDIGDPALATLSARERRVLLSRDRGLLRRREIWAGAYVYSDRPAEQVRDVLGRFAPALAPWTRCTACNGRLVEADKDTVRARLEQGTQASYDVFAQCTACGRVYWRGAHHTRLETVVADAVREFGDLRAAP, encoded by the coding sequence GTGAACGGACCCGAGATCACCCTGGACGTGGCCACGGAACTGCGGCTCTTCGTCGCCCACGACCGGCGGCACGGCAGCAGCACCGTGGTCACCGACGGATCCTCGACCCTGGGGCACGTCGTGGAGTCCCTGGGCGTCCCCCTCACCGAGGCCGGCGCCCTGGTCGTGGACGGCAGGGCGGTGCCCGCCTCGCACGTCCCGGGTCCCGGCGAACACGTCGAGGTGCGGGCCGTCGAGCGCCCGCAGCGCGTCCCCGGAGCACCCCTGCGCTTCCTGCTCGACGTCCATCTGGGCACCCTCGCCCGCCGGTTGCGCCTGCTGGGCGTGGACGCCGCGTACGAGAGCGAGGACATCGGGGATCCGGCGCTGGCGACCCTGTCCGCGCGGGAGCGGCGGGTGCTGCTCTCCCGGGACCGGGGCCTGCTCAGGCGCCGCGAGATCTGGGCCGGCGCGTACGTCTACAGCGACCGGCCCGCCGAGCAGGTGCGAGACGTGCTGGGCCGCTTCGCCCCCGCACTCGCCCCCTGGACCCGCTGCACCGCCTGCAACGGACGGCTGGTCGAAGCCGACAAGGACACCGTCCGTGCCCGTCTGGAACAGGGCACGCAGGCGTCGTACGACGTGTTCGCCCAGTGCACGGCCTGTGGACGCGTGTACTGGCGGGGCGCCCACCACACGCGTCTGGAGACCGTCGTCGCGGACGCGGTGCGCGAGTTCGGCGACCTGCGGGCCGCCCCCTGA
- a CDS encoding glycoside hydrolase domain-containing protein has product MADEMVLQAQRFVNTTYNDGATLGISKLEENGQTGWPVMYALTRALQYEMGITALSNAFGPTTLATIGEKYGKLDETTIPSANFCRVIQSALYCKGYDGGDIDGTYNDRVRTAVARLHQNMGVAGTYPGSSLWPKTAKGLFNMDAYVTVNGGSQTIRSIQQWLNGTYILRKDFYVIPCDGHHSRDVAESMLFAVQYELGMADGVANGVFGPGTQAGLKEHTVATGSSGVWVQLFSAGLVLNQRPVSFTSSFTSALASTVSDFQSFVKLPVTGKGDFSTWASLLVSYGDQSRQGTACDGVTLITTARAQTLKAQGITYVGRYLTNPDPTPPDSLKHKAIQPGELSTIADNGLRCFPIYQTYGRDASGFSYPSGRADGQAAVNAARDHGFKAGTRIFFAVDFDALDHQVTDSVLPYFKGIEDTLAANGNDFKAGVYGPRNVCTRVGEAGHTSASFVSDMSSGFSGNFGYPLPTDWAYDQIVTRTVGSGDGAINIDNNIASGRDTGQNSFDPPASQALDVLFDTAYWPQLLADVQAYMQSIGFAEDNGKLYTTTQCLETIIAQAEDAAVTNTARAYGMRKALIQTTAFWEFRHYGNEDLIKDAGVWLYHNDYIPDWGKNLPGVTAFRDSSTGVAQMFGFAGICAWNNSINTGLVTGTVKDTSKDADVFSVWDKVRTDNAFALTSVGHAHIWAADGKPGGDEEPAMERRPALDYTESEIYEVLRRYQGPAEPAFTDATKRMPLYYIFEKYNRMVR; this is encoded by the coding sequence GTGGCCGACGAGATGGTTCTGCAGGCCCAGAGATTTGTGAACACGACGTACAACGACGGTGCGACGCTCGGAATATCCAAGCTGGAGGAGAACGGGCAGACCGGCTGGCCCGTGATGTACGCCCTGACCCGGGCCCTCCAGTACGAGATGGGCATCACCGCCCTCTCCAACGCCTTCGGTCCGACGACCCTGGCCACGATCGGGGAGAAGTACGGCAAGCTGGACGAGACGACGATTCCCTCGGCGAACTTCTGCCGCGTCATCCAGTCCGCTCTGTACTGCAAGGGCTACGACGGCGGTGACATCGACGGCACGTACAACGACCGGGTCCGGACCGCTGTCGCGAGGCTGCACCAGAACATGGGCGTGGCCGGCACGTATCCGGGCAGCTCCCTGTGGCCGAAGACGGCCAAGGGCCTGTTCAACATGGACGCCTACGTCACGGTCAACGGCGGGTCGCAGACCATCCGGTCGATCCAGCAGTGGCTGAACGGCACGTACATCCTGCGTAAGGACTTCTACGTCATCCCCTGCGACGGACATCACTCGCGGGACGTGGCCGAGTCGATGCTGTTCGCCGTTCAGTACGAGCTCGGCATGGCCGACGGCGTCGCCAACGGCGTCTTCGGCCCCGGCACACAGGCCGGTCTGAAGGAGCACACCGTCGCCACCGGCTCCTCCGGGGTGTGGGTGCAGCTGTTCTCCGCGGGCCTGGTGCTCAATCAGCGGCCGGTCTCCTTCACCAGCAGCTTCACCTCCGCTCTCGCCTCCACGGTCAGTGACTTCCAGTCGTTCGTCAAGCTGCCTGTCACGGGGAAGGGCGACTTCTCCACCTGGGCCTCGCTGCTGGTCTCCTACGGCGACCAGAGCCGCCAGGGCACGGCTTGCGACGGCGTCACCCTGATCACCACCGCACGTGCTCAGACGCTGAAGGCACAGGGAATCACCTATGTCGGCCGCTACCTCACCAACCCGGACCCGACCCCGCCCGACAGCCTGAAGCACAAGGCCATCCAGCCCGGTGAGCTGTCGACGATCGCCGACAACGGGTTACGCTGCTTCCCGATCTATCAGACCTACGGCCGGGACGCGTCAGGGTTCAGCTACCCCTCGGGGCGGGCCGACGGGCAGGCGGCCGTGAACGCCGCCCGCGACCACGGCTTCAAGGCGGGCACCCGGATCTTCTTCGCGGTCGACTTCGACGCCCTCGACCACCAGGTCACCGACAGCGTGCTGCCGTACTTCAAGGGCATCGAGGACACGCTGGCCGCCAACGGCAACGACTTCAAGGCGGGCGTCTACGGCCCGCGCAACGTGTGTACCCGAGTCGGTGAGGCCGGGCACACGTCCGCCTCGTTCGTCTCCGACATGTCGTCGGGATTCTCCGGGAACTTCGGCTACCCGCTGCCGACGGACTGGGCCTACGACCAGATCGTCACGCGCACCGTCGGATCCGGCGACGGCGCCATCAACATCGACAACAACATCGCCTCCGGCCGCGACACCGGCCAGAACTCCTTCGACCCGCCCGCGTCGCAGGCCCTCGATGTCCTGTTCGACACCGCGTACTGGCCGCAACTCCTCGCCGATGTCCAGGCCTACATGCAGTCCATCGGCTTCGCCGAGGACAACGGGAAGCTGTACACCACCACCCAGTGCCTGGAAACAATCATCGCGCAAGCCGAAGACGCCGCGGTGACCAACACGGCCCGGGCCTACGGGATGCGTAAGGCGCTCATCCAGACCACGGCGTTCTGGGAGTTCCGCCACTACGGCAACGAAGACCTCATCAAGGACGCCGGGGTGTGGCTGTACCACAACGACTACATACCTGACTGGGGCAAGAACCTTCCCGGAGTCACCGCCTTCCGCGACAGCAGCACCGGTGTGGCGCAGATGTTCGGATTCGCAGGGATCTGCGCCTGGAACAACTCCATCAATACGGGCCTGGTCACCGGAACCGTGAAGGACACGAGCAAGGACGCGGACGTCTTCAGCGTCTGGGACAAGGTCCGCACGGACAACGCCTTCGCCCTCACCAGCGTCGGCCACGCCCATATCTGGGCCGCCGACGGCAAGCCCGGCGGCGACGAGGAGCCGGCGATGGAACGCCGCCCCGCACTCGACTACACGGAGTCGGAGATCTACGAGGTACTGCGCCGCTACCAGGGGCCGGCGGAGCCGGCTTTCACCGACGCCACCAAGCGGATGCCGCTGTACTACATCTTCGAGAAGTACAACAGGATGGTGCGGTGA
- a CDS encoding glycosyltransferase family 39 protein yields the protein MAPPLTAARNGPGARRVLVWLIPMAWTVSLGLWGLSRQDSVWRDEAATWMVARRSTAEIWHMLGNIDVVHGCYYLLMHALFECFGAGTTTLRLPSVLAVAVAAACVGLIGHRLSGAWVGPAGGMAFGLLPAVQFHLQEGRPYAMVAACAGIATWLLVVLLQGRGRTVHWIAYGATVLTSGFLNWLSLLVLPAHLATLVWARAGRSVWKRWAAASAAATACVLPLVLFSRGQSAQVLWIPPLTWHMLIGPAVLLAIGGAGALLDRPRTGRLSVATVGLPLLVVPQSGLVGLSLFQPLFLDRYVLFSMVGLALLIGAAVGAAVRAVRARHPRASVWVVPAVVVVATVALLPQSLAKRSPSSRVDDVLAVASDVRRMKEPGNAVLFLPSVRRDTQSVSPGAFSGLRDIALVRTPGESGTLEGVEASPERIRAVMLTQRRILLVTDSHRAAAPVTAARDKVKASVLKEYFTAVADKQVRGRRVTVYARIAPAR from the coding sequence ATGGCACCCCCGCTCACGGCAGCCCGGAACGGCCCGGGGGCCCGCCGTGTTCTCGTCTGGCTGATACCGATGGCGTGGACCGTGTCCCTCGGTCTCTGGGGTCTGTCGCGACAGGACAGCGTGTGGCGGGACGAGGCCGCGACCTGGATGGTGGCCCGGCGTTCCACGGCCGAGATATGGCACATGCTGGGCAACATCGATGTGGTGCACGGCTGTTACTACCTGTTGATGCACGCACTGTTCGAGTGCTTCGGAGCCGGCACCACGACCCTGCGGCTGCCATCCGTACTGGCTGTGGCGGTGGCGGCCGCCTGTGTGGGGCTCATCGGCCACCGGCTGTCCGGTGCGTGGGTGGGGCCGGCGGGAGGAATGGCCTTCGGGCTGCTTCCCGCCGTGCAGTTCCACCTTCAGGAGGGGCGCCCCTACGCGATGGTCGCGGCCTGCGCCGGTATCGCCACATGGCTCCTCGTCGTCCTGCTCCAGGGGCGGGGCCGGACGGTGCACTGGATCGCCTACGGCGCCACCGTCCTGACGAGCGGGTTCCTGAACTGGCTCTCCCTCCTGGTCCTGCCGGCGCACCTGGCGACCCTGGTGTGGGCCCGGGCCGGCCGGAGTGTGTGGAAGCGCTGGGCGGCCGCCTCCGCCGCCGCCACGGCCTGCGTGCTGCCGCTGGTCCTCTTCAGCCGCGGCCAGTCCGCACAGGTGTTATGGATCCCTCCGCTGACCTGGCACATGCTGATCGGCCCGGCGGTTCTGCTGGCGATCGGCGGGGCCGGCGCGCTCCTGGACCGGCCCCGGACCGGACGGCTGTCGGTGGCGACCGTCGGACTGCCGCTGCTGGTCGTGCCGCAGAGCGGCCTCGTCGGCCTCTCCCTGTTCCAGCCGCTGTTCCTGGACCGGTACGTCCTCTTCAGCATGGTCGGACTCGCGCTGCTGATCGGCGCGGCCGTCGGAGCGGCCGTACGGGCGGTGAGGGCCCGTCACCCGAGAGCATCGGTCTGGGTCGTTCCCGCCGTGGTCGTCGTGGCCACGGTGGCACTGCTGCCCCAGTCGCTGGCCAAGCGGTCCCCGTCGAGCAGGGTGGACGACGTCCTGGCGGTCGCCTCGGACGTGCGGCGGATGAAGGAGCCCGGGAACGCCGTGCTCTTCCTCCCGTCGGTGCGCCGGGACACCCAGAGCGTCTCCCCGGGAGCCTTTTCCGGGTTGCGGGACATCGCACTGGTACGGACTCCGGGGGAGTCCGGGACCCTGGAGGGTGTGGAGGCGAGCCCGGAACGCATCCGCGCCGTGATGCTCACCCAGCGACGGATCCTGCTGGTGACGGACAGCCACCGGGCGGCCGCACCGGTGACAGCAGCGCGGGACAAGGTGAAGGCCTCCGTGTTGAAGGAGTACTTCACGGCCGTGGCCGACAAGCAGGTACGCGGCCGGAGAGTGACGGTGTACGCGCGGATCGCGCCGGCTCGCTGA
- a CDS encoding histidine phosphatase family protein → MRHGEVHNPRGVLYGRRPGYHLSDLGRAMADRVAEHLEKRDITHVVASPLERAQETAAPVAMSHGLEVAVDERLIEAANVFEGKTFGVGDGALRKPDNWKHLTNPFKPSWGEPYIEQVVRMMGALDAARDAARGHEAVCVSHQLPIWIVRSFVERRRLWHDPRRRQCTLASLTSFTYQGDKIVSVGYTEPAVDLVPPHLRAGAKPVKGKSKAFGA, encoded by the coding sequence ATGCGCCACGGAGAGGTGCACAACCCCCGGGGCGTGCTCTACGGGCGCCGCCCCGGCTACCACCTCTCCGACCTCGGCCGCGCGATGGCCGACCGGGTCGCCGAGCACCTGGAGAAGCGCGACATCACGCATGTCGTCGCCTCCCCGCTGGAGCGCGCCCAGGAGACGGCCGCGCCCGTCGCCATGTCCCACGGCCTGGAGGTGGCCGTCGACGAGCGTCTCATCGAGGCCGCCAACGTCTTCGAGGGCAAGACCTTCGGCGTCGGGGACGGGGCGCTGCGCAAGCCGGACAACTGGAAGCATCTGACCAACCCGTTCAAGCCGTCCTGGGGCGAGCCGTACATCGAGCAGGTCGTGCGGATGATGGGCGCGCTGGACGCGGCGCGCGACGCGGCCCGGGGGCACGAGGCGGTCTGTGTCAGCCACCAGCTGCCGATCTGGATCGTGCGCAGCTTCGTGGAGCGGCGGCGGCTGTGGCACGACCCGCGCAGGCGGCAGTGCACGCTGGCCTCGCTGACCAGCTTCACGTACCAGGGCGACAAGATCGTGTCGGTCGGGTACACCGAGCCGGCCGTCGACCTGGTGCCGCCGCATCTGCGGGCGGGGGCCAAGCCGGTCAAGGGGAAGTCCAAGGCGTTCGGGGCCTAG
- a CDS encoding SDR family oxidoreductase — protein sequence MAATPIAVVTGASSGIGAATARQLAGAGFRVVLTARRKDRIEALAAELTEAGHQATAYALDVTDRAAVDEFATAFRSLAVLVNNAGGALGADPVATGDPADWRQMYETNVIGTLNVTQALLPALTASGDGTIVVLSSTAALASYEGGGGYVAAKHGEHVLAETLRLEIVGTPVRVIEVAPGMVRTEEFATTRFRGDTEKAAKVYAGVEEPLTADDVADTITWAVTRPSHVNIDLLVVRPRAQASNSKVHRTL from the coding sequence ATGGCCGCCACCCCCATCGCCGTCGTCACCGGTGCGAGCAGCGGCATCGGTGCCGCGACCGCCCGGCAGCTGGCCGGCGCCGGATTCCGCGTGGTACTGACCGCCCGCCGCAAGGACCGCATCGAGGCGCTCGCCGCCGAGCTCACCGAGGCGGGCCACCAGGCCACCGCCTACGCCCTGGACGTCACGGACCGGGCGGCGGTGGACGAGTTCGCCACCGCCTTCCGCTCCCTCGCCGTCCTCGTCAACAACGCGGGCGGTGCGCTGGGGGCCGATCCGGTGGCGACCGGGGACCCGGCGGACTGGCGCCAGATGTACGAGACGAACGTCATCGGCACCCTCAACGTCACCCAGGCGCTGCTGCCCGCCCTCACGGCGAGCGGTGACGGCACGATCGTGGTCCTCTCCTCGACGGCCGCGCTCGCGTCGTACGAGGGCGGCGGCGGCTATGTCGCGGCCAAGCACGGCGAACACGTCCTGGCGGAGACCCTGCGCCTGGAGATCGTCGGCACCCCGGTCCGGGTGATCGAGGTCGCCCCCGGCATGGTCAGGACCGAGGAGTTCGCCACCACCCGCTTCCGGGGCGACACCGAGAAGGCCGCCAAGGTCTACGCGGGCGTCGAGGAACCGCTCACCGCCGACGACGTGGCGGACACGATCACCTGGGCCGTGACCCGCCCCAGCCACGTCAACATCGACCTGTTGGTGGTCCGGCCGCGCGCCCAGGCGTCCAACTCGAAGGTCCACCGCACGCTCTGA
- a CDS encoding RtcB family protein, producing the protein MSYVEVPGAKVPIRMWADPASVEDGAMRQLRNVATLPWIKGLAVMPDVHYGKGATVGSVIAMHGAVCPAAVGVDIGCGMSAVRTSLTADDLPGDLSRLRSKIEQAIPVGRGMHDDVVDPGRLHGFPTAGWDDFWARFDGVAEAVRFRQGRAAKQMGTLGSGNHFIEFCLDEEGSVWLMLHSGSRNIGKELADFHIGQAQKLPHNQGLVDRDLAVFIADTSQMAAYRNDLFWAQEYAKYNRAIMMSLFQDVVRKEFKKAKVTFEPVISCHHNYVAEERYDGMDLLVTRKGAIRAGSGDFGIIPGSMGTGSYIVKGLGNTKSFNSASHGAGRRMSRNAAKRAFSTKDLEEQTRGVECRKDSGVVDEIPAAYKPIEQVIDQQRDLVEVVAKLRQVICVKG; encoded by the coding sequence ATGTCGTATGTAGAGGTGCCGGGTGCGAAGGTCCCCATCCGGATGTGGGCGGATCCGGCGTCCGTCGAGGACGGGGCGATGCGGCAGCTGCGGAACGTCGCCACGCTGCCGTGGATCAAGGGGCTGGCCGTCATGCCGGACGTCCACTACGGCAAGGGCGCGACCGTCGGCTCGGTCATCGCGATGCACGGCGCGGTCTGCCCTGCCGCGGTGGGCGTGGACATCGGCTGCGGGATGTCCGCCGTCAGGACCTCGCTGACCGCCGACGACCTGCCCGGGGACCTGTCGCGGCTCCGGTCGAAGATCGAGCAGGCGATCCCGGTGGGACGCGGGATGCACGACGACGTCGTGGACCCCGGGAGGCTGCACGGCTTCCCGACCGCGGGCTGGGACGACTTCTGGGCGCGGTTCGACGGGGTCGCCGAGGCGGTCAGATTCCGCCAGGGCCGCGCCGCCAAGCAGATGGGAACGCTCGGATCGGGCAACCACTTCATCGAGTTCTGCCTCGACGAGGAGGGTTCGGTCTGGCTGATGCTGCACTCCGGATCCCGGAACATCGGCAAGGAACTCGCCGACTTCCACATCGGCCAGGCGCAGAAGCTCCCGCACAACCAGGGCCTGGTCGACCGCGATCTCGCGGTCTTCATCGCGGACACCTCGCAGATGGCGGCCTACCGCAACGACCTCTTCTGGGCGCAGGAGTACGCGAAGTACAACCGCGCGATCATGATGAGCCTCTTCCAGGACGTCGTCCGCAAGGAGTTCAAGAAGGCGAAGGTGACCTTCGAACCGGTCATCTCCTGCCACCACAACTACGTCGCGGAGGAGCGGTACGACGGCATGGACCTGCTGGTCACCCGGAAGGGCGCGATCCGGGCCGGTTCCGGGGACTTCGGCATCATCCCGGGCTCCATGGGCACGGGTTCGTACATCGTGAAGGGCCTCGGGAACACGAAGTCGTTCAACTCGGCCTCGCACGGGGCGGGCCGGCGGATGAGCCGGAACGCCGCGAAGCGGGCGTTCTCCACGAAGGACCTGGAGGAACAGACGCGGGGCGTGGAGTGCCGCAAGGACTCCGGCGTGGTGGACGAGATCCCGGCCGCGTACAAGCCGATCGAGCAGGTCATCGACCAGCAGCGGGACCTGGTCGAGGTCGTGGCCAAGCTCAGGCAGGTGATCTGTGTGAAGGGCTGA
- a CDS encoding DUF3558 domain-containing protein: protein MHRSAPRLSRILACAAVPVMLVVAGCSSDSGDEKDTASASPSATATEPSPEPVKFAELPDACTSIGKKTIGSLVPKAKPKGGTAGTSSDTVTRGSCSWHGLDDNGVKGSQYRWLDVGFTRFTSDQSLGSGAERAEAEYTKQVAKARASEDAKKVAAAPADGIGEEATAVTYDLNKTDEDFKYATIVARTGNVVVTLTYNGAGYAGAKTPSGADILKGAQKAAKEAVGAVGGEDPGDAGTSSAKPSAPASKKASDEPDEKTDGKTADKTDEKDGEKADD from the coding sequence ATGCACCGATCAGCCCCGCGACTGTCCCGCATACTCGCCTGCGCCGCCGTCCCGGTGATGCTCGTCGTCGCCGGCTGCTCGTCGGACTCCGGCGACGAGAAGGACACGGCCTCCGCCTCTCCGAGCGCCACGGCGACGGAGCCGAGCCCCGAACCGGTGAAGTTCGCCGAACTGCCGGACGCCTGCACCTCGATCGGCAAGAAGACGATCGGGTCCCTGGTCCCCAAGGCCAAGCCCAAGGGGGGCACAGCCGGCACCTCCAGCGACACCGTGACCCGTGGCAGCTGCTCGTGGCACGGCCTGGACGACAACGGGGTCAAGGGATCGCAGTACCGCTGGCTCGACGTCGGCTTCACCCGCTTCACCTCCGACCAGTCCCTGGGCAGCGGCGCCGAGCGCGCGGAGGCCGAGTACACCAAGCAGGTCGCCAAGGCGCGGGCCTCCGAGGACGCCAAGAAGGTGGCGGCCGCGCCGGCCGACGGCATCGGCGAAGAAGCCACGGCCGTCACGTACGACCTCAACAAGACGGACGAGGACTTCAAGTACGCCACGATCGTCGCCCGTACCGGCAACGTCGTCGTCACCCTCACCTACAACGGCGCGGGCTACGCGGGCGCCAAGACCCCGTCGGGCGCCGACATCCTCAAGGGCGCGCAGAAGGCCGCGAAGGAGGCCGTCGGTGCCGTCGGCGGCGAGGACCCGGGCGACGCCGGGACCTCCTCGGCGAAGCCGTCCGCCCCGGCCTCCAAGAAGGCATCGGACGAACCGGACGAGAAGACCGACGGCAAGACCGCCGACAAGACGGACGAGAAGGACGGCGAGAAGGCGGACGACTAG
- a CDS encoding DUF3558 domain-containing protein encodes MAYAPGVALLAALVAGCSAGSGADASGTDGQSGSPTVTAAPPGKYRTLPESCRTVPRSTLKDLLPGTAELSEDRQERVYEGTPAVTYDNDRKVGCRWKSEIPDASRNLSIDFERVVSYDPAVSDEDRTDEVLAKQQESALPDVTGSTPSGSASPYSRSATASSPDDDSDDDSDDGGDDDTSQDLRPRLLDGLGDAAFLDDELTQVGSTAQHRTVSVVFRTSNVIVTVRYTEQTGRVTHVPDSKELQEKAQALARKLSETLSA; translated from the coding sequence ATGGCGTACGCACCCGGCGTCGCGCTCCTCGCGGCGCTCGTCGCCGGCTGTAGCGCCGGTTCCGGCGCCGACGCATCCGGCACCGACGGCCAGTCCGGCAGCCCGACGGTGACGGCCGCGCCCCCGGGCAAGTACCGGACACTGCCCGAGTCCTGCCGCACAGTGCCGCGCTCCACCCTCAAGGACCTGCTGCCGGGCACCGCCGAGCTGTCCGAGGACCGGCAGGAGAGGGTGTACGAGGGCACACCGGCGGTGACCTACGACAACGACCGCAAGGTCGGCTGCCGGTGGAAGTCCGAGATCCCGGACGCGTCCCGCAATCTCTCGATCGACTTCGAACGGGTGGTGTCGTACGACCCGGCGGTCAGCGACGAGGACCGCACCGACGAGGTCCTCGCGAAGCAGCAGGAGTCCGCCCTGCCGGACGTGACCGGCAGCACACCCTCCGGCTCCGCGTCCCCGTACTCCCGCTCGGCCACGGCGTCGTCCCCCGACGACGACAGCGACGACGACAGCGACGACGGGGGTGACGACGACACCTCGCAGGACCTGCGGCCGCGCCTGCTCGACGGCCTCGGCGACGCGGCGTTCCTGGACGACGAGCTCACCCAGGTGGGATCCACGGCACAGCACCGCACCGTGAGCGTGGTGTTCCGCACATCGAACGTCATCGTGACCGTCCGCTACACCGAGCAGACCGGGCGCGTCACCCACGTCCCCGACAGCAAGGAACTCCAGGAGAAGGCCCAGGCCCTGGCCCGGAAACTGTCCGAGACCCTCAGCGCGTGA